In the Aromatoleum bremense genome, one interval contains:
- a CDS encoding TIGR00645 family protein: protein MKRLESAFEHFLFSSRWLMAPVYAGLIFALLVLLVKFGKEVWQLSSRVMTASGSEVIIGVLSLVDISLIMSLLIIIMLSGYENFVSKMEDLHAHTDRPEWMGHIGFSDLKIKLIGSIVAISGIELLKAFMNVGNLSDRHLGWMVGIHLTFVLSGLLYALMDRLQGKGH from the coding sequence ATGAAACGCCTCGAATCGGCCTTCGAACACTTCCTTTTCAGCAGCCGCTGGCTGATGGCGCCGGTGTATGCGGGATTGATCTTCGCGCTGCTGGTGCTGCTGGTGAAGTTCGGCAAGGAGGTCTGGCAGCTGTCGAGCCGGGTGATGACGGCGAGCGGCAGCGAGGTGATCATCGGCGTGCTGTCGCTGGTGGATATCTCGCTGATCATGAGCCTGCTGATCATCATCATGCTGAGCGGCTACGAGAACTTCGTCTCGAAGATGGAGGATCTGCACGCCCATACCGACCGGCCGGAATGGATGGGGCATATCGGCTTTTCCGACCTGAAGATCAAGCTGATCGGCTCGATCGTCGCGATCTCGGGGATCGAGCTGCTGAAGGCGTTCATGAACGTCGGCAATCTTTCCGACCGCCACCTCGGGTGGATGGTCGGCATCCACCTGACCTTCGTGCTGTCGGGCCTGCTCTATGCGCTGATGGACCGGCTGCAGGGCAAGGGGCACTGA
- a CDS encoding [protein-PII] uridylyltransferase: MSTTAIPTDAVQAAIADARARLADASMRIRMAYEAHPATSTVLKGRAHLVDETIHRLWRACAMPADVALLAVGGYGRGELFPCSDVDLMVLLPDTADDAMQARLSVLLGALWDVGLEIGHSARTVAEAIDAAEQDITVQTNLLESRLLEGNRPLFEEFCRRYRALLDVRVFFKAKQLEQEKRYARYNDTPYALEPNCKESPGGLRDLQMLGWIARAAGLGRNWRDLARRRLITGAEARDLRSIERFLQHVRIRLHYLTGRSEDRLLFDYQERLASALGIEATAAKRASEVFMQRYYINAKKVTQTNTILLQNYGVEIFPRRAGAAIVINDRFQAVRELLDMREDDTFARHPSALLECFLILQQRSELKGMTARTLRALWLNRKRINAAFRADPHNRELFLAILQQKRGIVHEFRRMNQYGILSGYLPSWRRIVGQMQRDLFHVYTVDQHIMMVLRNMRRFTMGEHAHEYPLMAQLIIAFERHWLLYVAALFHDIAKGRGGDHSKLGTIDAREFCEHHHLAREDADLVVWLVEHHLTMSHVAQKEDTYDPEVIRRFADTVRTERRLTALYLLTHADIRGTSPKVWNGWKGKLLEDLFFATRRLLRGATPQEALGLDDRQENARALLRYHGLRPGVEDALWAQLDAVYFMRHSAEEIAWHSRTLYYRPDALEPVVKARVSDADQGVQVMVFTRDQKDLFVRLTGFFGRLGFSILDAKVHTTRHGYALDSFMLQDPGNAEHYRDVITLIEHELTERLKKPAPPDRPSPGRLSRQVKHFPVTPRVSILPDESGKHYILSLTAADRPGLLFAVAEVLAQNGIVLHTAKIATLGERVEDTFLLSGNGLSQDARVVKIERELLQRLHI; the protein is encoded by the coding sequence ATGAGCACCACGGCGATCCCCACGGACGCGGTCCAGGCCGCCATTGCCGACGCCCGCGCCCGCCTCGCCGACGCCAGCATGCGCATCCGGATGGCCTACGAGGCCCATCCGGCGACGTCGACCGTCCTCAAGGGCCGCGCGCACCTCGTCGACGAGACCATCCACCGCCTGTGGCGCGCGTGCGCGATGCCCGCCGACGTGGCGCTGCTCGCGGTCGGCGGCTACGGCCGCGGCGAGCTCTTCCCGTGCTCCGACGTCGACCTGATGGTGCTGCTGCCCGACACCGCCGACGACGCGATGCAGGCGCGCCTGTCCGTGCTGCTCGGTGCGCTGTGGGACGTCGGGCTCGAGATCGGCCACAGCGCCCGCACCGTCGCTGAAGCGATCGACGCCGCCGAACAGGACATCACGGTCCAGACGAACCTGCTCGAATCGCGCCTGCTCGAAGGCAACCGGCCACTGTTCGAGGAATTCTGCCGGCGCTATCGCGCGCTGCTCGACGTGCGCGTGTTCTTCAAGGCCAAGCAGCTCGAACAGGAAAAGCGCTACGCGCGCTACAACGACACCCCTTACGCGCTCGAACCCAACTGCAAGGAGAGCCCCGGCGGCCTGCGCGATCTGCAGATGCTCGGCTGGATCGCGCGGGCCGCCGGGCTCGGGCGCAACTGGCGCGACCTCGCGCGCCGGCGGCTGATCACCGGCGCCGAAGCGCGCGACCTGCGCAGCATCGAGCGTTTCCTCCAGCACGTGCGCATCCGCCTGCACTACCTCACCGGGCGCAGCGAAGACCGGCTGCTGTTCGACTACCAGGAAAGGCTCGCCAGCGCCCTCGGCATCGAGGCGACCGCAGCCAAGCGCGCCTCCGAAGTGTTCATGCAGCGTTACTACATCAACGCGAAGAAGGTCACGCAGACCAACACCATCCTGCTGCAGAACTACGGCGTCGAGATCTTTCCCCGGCGCGCCGGCGCGGCGATCGTCATCAACGACCGCTTCCAGGCGGTGCGCGAGCTGCTCGACATGCGCGAAGACGACACCTTCGCCCGGCACCCGTCGGCGCTGCTCGAGTGTTTCCTGATCCTCCAGCAGCGCTCCGAGCTCAAGGGCATGACGGCCCGCACGCTGCGCGCCCTGTGGCTCAACCGCAAGCGCATCAACGCCGCGTTTCGTGCCGACCCGCACAACCGCGAGCTTTTCCTCGCGATCCTGCAGCAAAAGCGCGGCATCGTGCATGAGTTCCGCCGCATGAACCAGTACGGCATTCTCAGCGGCTACCTGCCCTCGTGGCGACGCATCGTCGGGCAGATGCAGCGCGACCTGTTCCACGTCTACACCGTCGACCAGCACATCATGATGGTGCTGCGCAACATGCGCCGCTTCACGATGGGCGAGCACGCGCACGAATATCCGCTGATGGCGCAGCTCATCATAGCTTTCGAGCGGCACTGGCTGCTGTACGTCGCCGCACTGTTCCATGACATCGCGAAAGGACGCGGCGGCGACCATTCGAAACTCGGCACGATCGACGCACGCGAATTCTGCGAGCATCACCATCTCGCCCGCGAAGACGCCGATCTCGTCGTGTGGCTCGTCGAACATCACCTGACGATGTCTCACGTCGCGCAGAAGGAAGACACGTACGATCCGGAGGTAATCCGGCGCTTCGCCGACACCGTGCGCACCGAGCGGCGGCTGACCGCGCTGTATCTGCTCACGCACGCCGACATCCGCGGCACCAGCCCGAAGGTCTGGAACGGCTGGAAAGGCAAGCTCCTCGAAGATCTCTTCTTCGCCACCCGCCGGCTGCTGCGCGGCGCGACGCCGCAGGAGGCGCTCGGGCTCGACGACCGCCAGGAAAACGCGCGCGCCTTGCTGCGCTATCACGGGCTGCGGCCCGGCGTCGAAGATGCGCTGTGGGCCCAACTCGATGCCGTGTATTTCATGCGCCATTCGGCCGAAGAGATCGCGTGGCACAGCCGCACGCTGTATTACCGCCCCGACGCCCTCGAGCCGGTCGTCAAGGCGCGCGTCTCCGACGCCGACCAGGGCGTGCAGGTGATGGTGTTCACGCGCGACCAGAAGGATCTCTTCGTGCGCCTGACCGGTTTCTTCGGCCGCCTCGGCTTCTCGATCCTCGACGCCAAGGTGCACACCACGCGCCACGGCTACGCGCTCGACAGCTTCATGCTGCAGGACCCGGGCAACGCCGAACATTACCGCGATGTCATCACGCTGATCGAGCACGAACTCACCGAACGCCTGAAAAAACCCGCCCCGCCCGACCGCCCGTCCCCCGGCCGCCTGTCACGTCAGGTGAAGCATTTCCCGGTCACTCCGCGGGTCAGCATCCTGCCCGACGAATCCGGCAAGCACTACATCCTCTCGCTGACCGCGGCCGACCGCCCGGGGCTGCTGTTCGCGGTCGCCGAAGTGCTCGCGCAGAACGGCATCGTCCTGCACACCGCGAAGATCGCGACGCTCGGCGAACGCGTCGAAGATACGTTCCTGCTCAGCGGAAACGGGCTGTCGCAGGATGCACGGGTCGTCAAGATCGAGCGCGAACTGCTGCAGCGGCTGCACATCTAG